From the genome of Thermodesulfovibrionales bacterium, one region includes:
- a CDS encoding dihydroorotase, which produces MKIIIQNGHIVDPAGEVDGIGDLVIESGKILRIEMRGRTSGERKQAKTKAADAPSSPEGVRIIDAEGMVVSPGLVDMHTHLREPGFEYKETIRTGTMAAVMGGFTSVCCMPNTNPVNDNETVTEFILRKTHAEGVCYVYPIGAITKGQKGEELAEIGMMRDAGCVAFSDDGRPVMNSLIMRRALEYTKVFDVPVINHSEDLTLSDGGVMNEGALSSMLGLKGIPAAAEEVMIARDLILAGLTGGRLHIAHVSSKGSVELIRAAKARGVKVTAETCPHYFSLTESAVEGYRTDAKVNPPLRTEADIDAIKNGLHDGTIDIIATDHAPHHRDEKLQEFDKAPSGISGLETAFSLSLRLVEEDILTMKHLVAKMALNPARILGINKGTLAVGSDADIVIADLKREFVVEPGKFASQGKNTPFSGLVLKGRPVITVCKGKIHEIL; this is translated from the coding sequence ATGAAGATAATCATACAGAACGGCCACATCGTCGATCCTGCAGGGGAGGTCGACGGCATCGGCGATCTCGTCATCGAGAGCGGAAAGATCCTCAGGATCGAGATGAGAGGGCGAACTTCCGGGGAGAGGAAGCAGGCGAAGACAAAGGCGGCGGACGCCCCTTCGTCGCCTGAGGGCGTTCGGATCATCGATGCGGAGGGGATGGTTGTTTCGCCAGGCCTTGTCGACATGCATACCCATTTGCGGGAGCCGGGGTTTGAATATAAGGAGACGATAAGGACCGGAACCATGGCTGCCGTGATGGGCGGATTCACCTCGGTATGCTGCATGCCCAATACGAATCCGGTCAACGATAACGAGACGGTTACCGAGTTCATCCTCCGCAAGACCCATGCGGAAGGGGTCTGTTATGTCTATCCTATCGGTGCGATAACGAAAGGGCAGAAGGGCGAAGAGCTTGCAGAGATCGGAATGATGAGAGATGCCGGGTGTGTGGCCTTCTCCGATGACGGTCGTCCAGTCATGAACAGCCTCATCATGAGGAGGGCGCTCGAATACACGAAGGTCTTTGACGTGCCGGTCATCAATCACAGCGAGGATCTGACCCTGTCAGACGGCGGGGTGATGAACGAGGGCGCCCTATCGTCGATGCTCGGACTGAAGGGCATACCGGCTGCCGCTGAAGAGGTGATGATCGCGCGGGACCTCATCCTTGCAGGACTTACCGGGGGCAGGCTCCATATCGCACATGTTTCCTCGAAGGGTTCCGTCGAACTCATCAGGGCTGCAAAGGCAAGGGGCGTGAAGGTGACAGCCGAGACGTGTCCTCACTACTTCAGTCTCACCGAAAGCGCTGTCGAGGGATACCGCACAGACGCAAAAGTGAACCCACCCCTGCGGACAGAGGCAGATATTGATGCGATAAAGAACGGGTTGCATGACGGTACCATAGATATCATAGCTACGGACCACGCGCCGCACCACAGGGACGAAAAGCTCCAGGAATTCGACAAGGCACCTTCAGGGATTTCAGGTCTTGAGACGGCTTTTTCGTTGAGTCTGAGGCTCGTGGAAGAGGACATCCTCACCATGAAGCACCTCGTGGCAAAGATGGCATTAAATCCGGCGCGGATTCTTGGTATCAACAAGGGCACGTTGGCGGTCGGCTCCGACGCGGATATAGTCATCGCGGATCTCAAGAGGGAATTTGTCGTCGAACCGG
- a CDS encoding aspartate carbamoyltransferase catalytic subunit, producing the protein MVRRLKSKDLLGTKDLSADEITLILDTASGFKDVLGRDIKKVPALRGKTVVNLFFEPSTRTKTSFELAEKRLSTDVLNFSVPTSSVVKGESLYDTVKTIESYGVDYVVMRHSSSGAPHFVAENVNASVINAGDGVHEHPTQALLDAFTIREKKGGFDGLEVAIVGDILHSRVAKSNVYSLSRLGAKLRFIGPPSLLPTVVPGGIRIFYDIDEGLKDVDVVMMLRIQMERQGKGFFPSTQEYSRYWGLDRRRLNRARKDALVMHPGPLNRGVEITSDVADSRQSVILDQVTNGIAVRMAAMYLLAGAKG; encoded by the coding sequence ATGGTTCGCAGGCTGAAATCGAAGGATCTGCTCGGCACGAAGGACCTGAGCGCCGATGAGATAACCCTCATCCTCGATACCGCTTCCGGGTTCAAGGACGTTCTCGGCAGGGACATCAAGAAGGTCCCTGCGCTGCGCGGCAAGACGGTCGTGAATCTCTTCTTTGAGCCGTCCACGAGGACGAAGACCTCATTTGAGCTGGCCGAAAAGAGGCTCAGCACGGACGTCTTGAACTTTTCCGTTCCGACGAGCAGTGTCGTGAAGGGTGAGAGCCTCTATGACACGGTGAAAACGATCGAATCCTATGGCGTGGATTACGTCGTTATGCGTCACTCCTCAAGCGGGGCGCCCCATTTTGTCGCGGAGAATGTGAATGCCTCCGTCATCAACGCGGGCGACGGCGTGCACGAGCACCCGACTCAGGCTCTCCTTGACGCCTTTACGATTCGGGAAAAGAAGGGCGGGTTCGACGGCCTTGAGGTTGCGATCGTCGGCGACATCCTCCACAGCCGCGTCGCCAAATCGAATGTCTATTCCCTTTCAAGACTCGGTGCGAAGCTACGGTTCATCGGGCCGCCATCGCTTCTGCCGACGGTCGTCCCCGGCGGCATACGGATCTTTTATGACATCGACGAGGGCCTAAAGGATGTCGATGTCGTGATGATGCTGAGAATCCAGATGGAACGACAGGGGAAGGGCTTTTTCCCGTCAACGCAGGAATACTCACGATACTGGGGACTCGACAGGCGAAGGCTGAATCGGGCGAGGAAGGATGCTCTCGTGATGCATCCCGGTCCCCTGAACCGGGGAGTCGAGATCACATCCGATGTCGCGGACTCACGGCAGTCTGTGATCCTCGATCAGGTTACGAACGGCATAGCGGTGAGAATGGCGGCTATGTACCTTCTTGCCGGGGCGAAAGGATGA
- the pyrR gene encoding bifunctional pyr operon transcriptional regulator/uracil phosphoribosyltransferase PyrR, whose protein sequence is MSEGMARELLNKKEIDRAIARMAHEIIEKNKGTEGLCLVGIQRGGVHLAARLCAGIKGIEREDIPVGALDISFYRDDLSIRKEHTVLRKTDIPLDITGKKVILVDDVLFTGRSIRAAMDALMDIGRPSAIQLAVLIDRGHRELPIKADYVGKNIPTAVDEEVKVELEEEGLEDRVTIVRSPGY, encoded by the coding sequence ATGTCTGAAGGCATGGCGCGCGAACTCCTCAATAAGAAAGAGATCGACCGGGCCATAGCAAGAATGGCCCACGAGATCATAGAAAAGAACAAGGGCACCGAGGGCCTTTGCCTTGTCGGCATTCAGCGGGGAGGGGTGCACCTCGCGGCCCGGCTCTGCGCAGGCATAAAGGGCATCGAACGTGAGGACATCCCTGTCGGCGCCCTCGACATATCTTTCTACCGGGACGACCTCAGCATCAGAAAAGAGCATACAGTCCTCAGAAAGACCGATATCCCCCTGGACATAACGGGGAAGAAGGTCATCCTCGTTGATGATGTGCTCTTCACCGGCCGCTCCATAAGGGCCGCAATGGATGCGCTCATGGATATCGGGCGGCCCTCTGCAATCCAGCTCGCGGTGCTGATAGACAGGGGGCACCGTGAGTTGCCGATCAAGGCCGATTATGTCGGAAAGAATATCCCGACAGCCGTCGATGAAGAGGTAAAGGTGGAACTGGAAGAAGAGGGACTGGAGGACAGGGTGACCATCGTCCGGTCCCCGGGGTATTGA